One window of the Chitinophaga niabensis genome contains the following:
- a CDS encoding TlpA disulfide reductase family protein, with translation MIKQTILATFAIALLSAHEPGGFRIKGKISGQVEGKKVYLKYADIPSKTVLDSTVIRNGEFTFSGTAATPRFYSLVFKNDEPTNRMLQDRVINLFAANNDNISVTAPYDSLKKEIDLYSGGGTSLAAMVSGSAGNDLFLQYYRQKNVFDEETDQYFDGYIAYLNPGKDKEKGPREIGMNLCRNMDVVEKKRKAFLMDFVLHNKPSEVLAFIALQAAEQRSIDIKEIDRLMQHFVGASEKGMLTEHFLQKAASNKQAAVGSMVMDFTLQDTTGAQHRLKDYIGKGKYVLFEFWASWCGPCRADIPHLREVHALYNKKGFEIVSISLDDDKEKWLKAIREEKMKWTQLSDLKAFDSELAKNYRIRGIPSCLLFDPQGKLVTRNMRGSWMDAALIDMYGDLFAKH, from the coding sequence ATGATTAAACAAACCATTCTTGCAACATTTGCTATCGCGCTTCTGTCCGCACATGAACCCGGCGGTTTCCGGATAAAAGGAAAGATCAGCGGCCAGGTGGAAGGAAAAAAAGTATACCTGAAGTATGCGGACATTCCTTCCAAAACAGTACTGGACAGTACCGTGATCCGCAACGGGGAGTTCACTTTCAGCGGAACTGCCGCTACACCGCGCTTCTATTCCCTTGTATTCAAAAATGACGAACCTACAAACAGGATGCTGCAGGACCGCGTGATCAACCTGTTCGCCGCAAACAACGACAATATCAGTGTAACCGCGCCATACGACAGTCTGAAGAAAGAAATAGACCTCTATTCAGGCGGCGGTACTTCCCTTGCAGCAATGGTAAGCGGCAGCGCAGGAAACGATCTTTTTCTGCAGTATTACCGCCAGAAAAATGTTTTTGATGAAGAGACCGATCAATATTTTGATGGCTATATCGCATATCTGAATCCCGGGAAAGATAAGGAGAAAGGGCCACGGGAAATTGGCATGAACCTTTGCAGGAATATGGATGTGGTGGAAAAGAAGCGAAAAGCATTCCTGATGGATTTTGTGCTCCATAACAAACCTTCTGAAGTGCTGGCATTCATCGCATTGCAGGCTGCAGAGCAGCGTAGCATTGATATAAAAGAGATTGACAGGTTAATGCAGCATTTCGTGGGCGCTTCAGAAAAAGGCATGCTCACGGAACATTTCCTGCAAAAGGCGGCATCCAACAAACAGGCTGCAGTTGGCTCTATGGTAATGGACTTCACCTTGCAGGATACTACCGGTGCTCAACATCGTTTGAAAGATTACATCGGCAAAGGCAAATATGTGTTGTTTGAATTCTGGGCTTCCTGGTGCGGCCCCTGCAGGGCAGACATTCCTCATCTCCGGGAAGTGCATGCGTTGTACAATAAAAAAGGATTTGAGATCGTGAGCATTTCTCTGGATGACGACAAGGAGAAATGGCTGAAAGCCATCCGGGAAGAAAAAATGAAATGGACGCAGCTGTCTGACCTGAAAGCCTTTGACAGCGAACTGGCCAAAAACTACCGCATCCGTGGCATTCCCTCCTGCCTGTTGTTTGATCCCCAGGGAAAACTTGTAACCCGGAATATGCGCGGCTCCTGGATGGATGCTGCTTTGATAGACATGTACGGAGATCTCTTTGCGAAACATTAA
- a CDS encoding RagB/SusD family nutrient uptake outer membrane protein → MRHTIIIIFTGLLITACNKQIDSVRPLTKIDKEGELASLAGIEETTVGNYSLLQGSGFNNFDVPMHDFAESRGNNVTLQTWGAVGKTTDAFFFRNSGSPTQGNSTDFYRGAYQVIVSVNTTLEGIAAMENTSFSTLTEAEKNRFRYAKGENLFLRALVYFNLVRVYGKPYYQSTGGNPGVIIKTSSDIKDVPQRSTVKQVYDFIINDLQTAAQLMKAPVNKTNAFGSSAAAWSLLSRAYLYMGGTVAAPDATSNQRAIDYADSVITQTGGKYILLQGDAYNKMFADDEFGGIGRANGTTNKEIIFAYDNATGGSSIGEFYHYDANYNVGATFLPSASFKSLLLPGDIRGTFLKLNTNTNFVETTKYLVLNEAWLTRAPYIHFRLAELYLNRAEAYAKLGNMAKAKENLKAIHTRAGLPAADVDNLAAQDVLAAVLKERRIELAFEGHNSFDYFRNGLPMTRTAADNNGTAFTIEPTDPKVVLDLPKN, encoded by the coding sequence ATGAGACACACTATCATAATTATATTTACCGGTCTGCTGATCACTGCCTGCAACAAGCAGATAGACAGTGTGCGGCCGTTGACGAAGATCGACAAAGAAGGAGAACTGGCCTCACTCGCCGGTATCGAGGAAACAACGGTTGGCAACTATAGCCTGCTGCAAGGCAGCGGGTTTAACAACTTCGATGTACCCATGCATGATTTTGCGGAAAGCCGTGGCAACAACGTTACGCTGCAAACCTGGGGAGCGGTGGGCAAAACTACTGACGCGTTCTTTTTCAGGAACAGCGGCAGCCCAACACAAGGCAACAGTACTGATTTTTACCGCGGCGCCTACCAGGTTATTGTGAGTGTGAACACTACACTCGAAGGGATTGCCGCTATGGAGAACACCTCGTTTTCCACTTTAACGGAAGCAGAGAAGAACCGCTTCCGTTATGCCAAAGGAGAAAATCTTTTCCTCCGTGCGCTGGTTTATTTTAATCTCGTAAGGGTATATGGTAAACCCTATTACCAATCCACCGGCGGAAACCCTGGCGTGATCATCAAAACCAGCAGTGATATTAAAGACGTTCCGCAACGAAGTACCGTAAAACAGGTGTACGACTTTATAATCAATGATCTGCAAACCGCAGCGCAACTGATGAAAGCGCCCGTCAATAAAACCAATGCCTTTGGCAGTTCAGCTGCCGCATGGTCGCTGCTCTCCCGTGCATACCTTTACATGGGTGGCACCGTTGCCGCACCTGACGCTACATCCAATCAACGCGCTATTGATTATGCGGACAGTGTGATCACCCAAACCGGCGGAAAATATATACTGCTGCAGGGAGATGCTTATAACAAGATGTTTGCTGATGACGAGTTTGGCGGCATTGGCCGTGCTAATGGCACTACCAACAAGGAAATCATCTTTGCATACGATAATGCTACCGGCGGCAGTTCCATTGGTGAATTCTATCACTATGACGCCAATTATAACGTTGGCGCTACTTTCCTCCCTTCCGCCAGTTTTAAAAGCCTGCTGCTGCCAGGAGATATCAGGGGTACTTTCCTCAAGCTGAATACCAATACCAACTTTGTGGAAACTACCAAGTATCTGGTGCTGAATGAAGCCTGGCTCACCCGTGCACCGTATATCCATTTCCGTTTGGCCGAACTGTATCTCAACCGGGCCGAAGCATATGCCAAGCTGGGTAACATGGCCAAAGCAAAAGAAAACCTGAAAGCAATTCATACCCGCGCCGGGCTGCCCGCAGCAGATGTAGACAACTTGGCCGCACAGGATGTACTGGCTGCCGTACTAAAGGAAAGAAGAATAGAACTGGCCTTTGAAGGCCATAACAGTTTCGATTATTTCCGTAACGGCCTGCCCATGACAAGGACAGCGGCGGACAATAACGGTACGGCATTCACCATCGAACCTACAGACCCGAAAGTAGTACTTGATCTACCTAAAAACTAA
- a CDS encoding SusC/RagA family TonB-linked outer membrane protein, whose protein sequence is MHVNAASAQKISISQKNAPLEKVLGEIERQSGYQVWYEEGTLPSGEVVSIAVKNVSLEEALNACLNGRHLKWTIIQKTIVLKKEAQLLPFIPKPPQKISGVVKDAGTGKPLQGATVQLRGTSKATLTNANGEFELETDAREVMLDVSFIGYDAQRVKANGNQPVTILLSVGTSKLDELIITGYSAKKTGELTGAVQKISGDQLRKGITTADPVSLLKGRATGLYISEQNAGDPTSTGGQIFVRGQSSVVGVGVDQVNEFVMPTQNYGPLLVLDGVIMPNQNLKELINPQDIDNLTILKDAAATAIYGSRAAAGVIVVTTKKGVAGKPQLVAEVKYGLNVPNRGSLRFLTGPELYEVQKRYYTEDYRINNGSLAPQYPTLQAYLDNRLPALADVQNSFDWQKYAFLNSNTKQVNLSARGGTENTRYYVGGTYYDEQSTGVNNGLQRGTFRINLETKLSKRLTTNISLNGIFDNGRRENSNSGVFLYGMIPWVNPYNADGSPKPVLEYKLNGRIQKDENPIYENLFNYIHPKAQRFAGSIKADYKLTEWLSFSSTNSANLNYTKDERYIDARSFAGSGTTTSSKGFLGTNTNYINTFLTSNQLNFHKMLGKHSLRALAATEYGRTKMENMLVNVNNVRAGYPVISLGRQVGNRYDYSIYGIPTTKNGNIEGGKEDRASFSAFGEAGYTYDDRYSISASLRTDASSSFGQDKRYGTFYSVGGAWVISNEQFAQHFNFLSNLKLRSNYGTSGSQLGDNFLTRTLYDPRYTYSTQPGATISVLANPELQWEITKTFSAGLDIGLFNKITASVDYYNRRSEDLLQKVTLDAISGFPTQWQNVATVQNKGWEVLINSDNITGKNFRWNTSFNISFNKNKIVSVANDSLRQGFYNANSFYLFAGDDINSLKAVKYAGVDPQTGKPRFEKLIFDDKGQATGIEYVNTVSEVGAAADPRQFQYIGNFQPKFYGGLTNTFTYKNFSLDVLITYAYGYVITDDLAAQNQGTNITSFNQIAFRKHQKQWTTPGQTDATEPELYTHATTDYFGSSKYMHDGSHARLRSVRLGYEFPKSFLKKLNLAQANIYVSGDNLYTLYSRDIISSDPEGPSVGQAQDFGGSIGSGIGIPRRYVFGLQVGF, encoded by the coding sequence ATGCATGTAAACGCCGCGTCTGCACAAAAGATCTCCATTTCGCAAAAGAATGCGCCGCTGGAAAAAGTACTTGGTGAAATAGAACGACAGAGTGGCTACCAGGTCTGGTACGAAGAAGGCACCCTGCCTTCCGGCGAAGTAGTGAGCATTGCAGTGAAGAATGTTTCCCTGGAGGAGGCACTCAATGCCTGCCTCAATGGCCGGCATCTCAAATGGACCATTATCCAGAAAACGATCGTGCTTAAAAAAGAAGCACAACTCCTCCCCTTTATACCCAAGCCACCGCAAAAGATCAGTGGCGTGGTAAAAGATGCCGGTACCGGCAAACCTTTGCAGGGAGCCACCGTACAGCTGAGGGGAACTTCAAAAGCAACACTTACCAATGCCAACGGCGAGTTTGAGCTGGAAACAGATGCCCGGGAAGTTATGCTGGACGTATCTTTCATCGGGTATGATGCGCAACGGGTGAAAGCAAACGGCAATCAGCCGGTGACCATCCTGCTTTCCGTAGGTACTTCAAAGCTGGATGAATTGATCATCACCGGTTACTCCGCCAAAAAAACGGGAGAACTAACCGGCGCTGTACAAAAGATCAGTGGTGACCAGCTCCGGAAAGGTATCACAACCGCGGATCCGGTTTCTTTATTAAAAGGCCGTGCTACCGGCCTGTATATTTCAGAACAGAACGCAGGCGACCCTACCAGTACAGGAGGACAGATCTTTGTGCGTGGGCAAAGCAGTGTTGTGGGAGTAGGTGTGGACCAGGTGAATGAATTTGTAATGCCCACCCAGAACTATGGGCCGCTGCTTGTGCTGGACGGGGTAATCATGCCCAACCAGAACCTCAAGGAGCTGATCAATCCGCAGGACATAGATAACCTCACCATCCTGAAAGATGCTGCCGCCACGGCCATTTATGGCTCCCGTGCCGCAGCCGGTGTAATTGTGGTCACTACCAAAAAAGGAGTAGCCGGCAAACCACAGTTGGTGGCGGAAGTAAAATACGGACTGAATGTACCCAACCGTGGATCACTGCGGTTCCTCACAGGCCCGGAATTATATGAAGTGCAAAAACGTTACTATACAGAAGACTATCGTATCAACAACGGCAGTCTCGCCCCGCAATATCCTACGCTGCAGGCATACCTGGACAATCGCCTGCCTGCTCTGGCAGATGTACAGAACAGTTTCGACTGGCAGAAATACGCCTTCCTCAACAGCAATACCAAACAGGTAAATCTCTCCGCAAGAGGCGGCACGGAAAACACCCGTTACTATGTTGGCGGCACCTATTACGATGAACAATCCACCGGTGTTAACAATGGCCTGCAACGTGGTACATTCCGCATCAACCTGGAAACCAAACTCAGCAAAAGACTCACCACCAACATATCCCTCAATGGTATTTTTGACAACGGCAGAAGGGAGAACTCCAACAGTGGAGTGTTTTTGTATGGCATGATCCCCTGGGTAAATCCATATAACGCAGACGGCTCTCCGAAACCGGTACTGGAATATAAACTGAACGGCAGAATCCAGAAGGATGAAAACCCTATCTACGAAAACCTGTTTAACTACATCCATCCAAAAGCGCAACGTTTTGCCGGTTCTATCAAGGCGGATTACAAGCTGACCGAGTGGCTTAGTTTTTCCAGTACCAACTCTGCCAACCTCAACTATACCAAAGATGAACGATATATAGATGCCCGAAGCTTTGCTGGTTCCGGCACAACTACTTCCTCAAAGGGTTTCCTGGGTACTAATACCAATTACATCAATACTTTCCTCACCTCTAACCAGCTGAATTTCCACAAAATGCTTGGCAAACATTCCCTGCGCGCTTTGGCAGCTACGGAATATGGCAGAACAAAAATGGAAAACATGCTGGTGAACGTTAACAATGTAAGGGCAGGTTATCCTGTGATATCATTGGGCAGGCAGGTAGGAAACCGGTACGACTATTCGATATATGGCATTCCTACAACCAAGAACGGCAACATAGAAGGCGGCAAGGAAGATCGTGCATCCTTCTCTGCTTTCGGCGAAGCGGGATATACCTATGATGACAGATACAGCATCAGTGCCTCTCTGAGAACGGATGCCTCCAGTAGTTTTGGTCAGGATAAACGTTACGGAACATTCTATTCCGTTGGCGGGGCCTGGGTGATCAGCAATGAGCAGTTTGCCCAACATTTCAACTTCCTCAGCAATCTCAAATTGCGCAGCAACTATGGTACCAGTGGCTCCCAGCTGGGAGATAACTTCCTTACCCGCACACTATACGATCCTCGTTATACCTATAGTACACAACCAGGTGCTACCATTTCCGTGCTTGCCAACCCTGAACTGCAATGGGAGATCACCAAAACTTTCAGTGCCGGCCTGGATATAGGATTGTTCAACAAAATTACGGCCAGTGTAGATTACTATAATCGCCGCTCGGAAGACCTGCTGCAGAAAGTTACACTGGATGCTATCAGCGGTTTTCCTACACAATGGCAGAACGTGGCTACTGTGCAGAACAAAGGATGGGAAGTGCTGATCAACTCTGATAATATCACCGGCAAAAATTTCCGCTGGAACACCTCTTTTAATATCAGCTTTAACAAGAACAAGATCGTCAGCGTAGCCAACGATTCTCTTCGGCAGGGCTTCTACAATGCCAACAGTTTTTACCTGTTCGCCGGTGATGATATCAATTCACTGAAGGCCGTTAAATATGCAGGAGTAGATCCTCAAACAGGCAAACCCCGGTTTGAAAAACTGATCTTCGATGACAAGGGGCAGGCAACCGGCATAGAGTATGTGAATACCGTATCCGAAGTGGGCGCAGCTGCTGACCCACGGCAATTCCAGTACATTGGCAACTTCCAGCCGAAATTCTACGGAGGGCTTACCAATACCTTCACCTATAAAAATTTCTCCCTGGACGTGCTGATCACATATGCATACGGCTACGTGATCACAGACGATTTGGCTGCGCAGAACCAGGGGACCAATATCACCAGCTTTAACCAGATCGCTTTCCGCAAACACCAGAAGCAATGGACCACACCCGGGCAAACAGATGCAACAGAGCCAGAGCTTTACACACATGCCACTACTGACTATTTCGGTTCCAGCAAATACATGCACGATGGCAGTCATGCCCGTCTTCGCAGCGTTCGCCTGGGATATGAGTTTCCTAAATCATTCCTGAAAAAACTAAACCTCGCGCAGGCGAATATTTATGTAAGCGGCGATAACCTGTACACACTTTATTCCAGGGACATCATTTCCTCTGACCCCGAAGGTCCGTCTGTAGGGCAGGCGCAGGACTTCGGCGGCTCCATTGGTTCCGGCATTGGTATTCCAAGACGTTATGTGTTTGGCTTACAGGTTGGGTTTTAA
- a CDS encoding FecR domain-containing protein, which produces MDTAQISVLAEKYLNGTATEAEKEALHEWYNHVNEGDTEIVVSAQPDTLSGTKARILSQLQEQIARDKKPDAPVRPMRRRKWLPWVAAAFIIMAAGTYLLQQPLKQKKTTAVLPIAPAGNKAMLTLGNGTVVDLNAATDGAITEQGGATVNKQQALLIYDAGNNEAQPTINKLSVPRGGKYRLILPDGTKVWLNAASELQFPTAFTKAERIVELDGEGYFEVAPDADQPFIVKTAGLRVEVLGTHFNVKAYADESTINTALLEGSVKIVTLNGSSSLLKPGDLAKVAADNNISITQNSDLNLAVAWKDGVFAFRNADIAVILREIGRWYDVEINYEGPVTRRRFTGKVSRSYSLAETLSILEASDLHFRQAGNKIIVLP; this is translated from the coding sequence ATGGATACAGCGCAGATCAGTGTTCTGGCAGAAAAATATCTTAATGGCACCGCAACCGAAGCTGAAAAGGAAGCGTTGCATGAATGGTATAACCATGTGAACGAAGGCGATACGGAAATCGTTGTCAGTGCACAGCCGGATACATTGAGTGGAACTAAGGCACGGATACTAAGCCAGTTGCAGGAACAGATTGCACGGGATAAAAAACCGGATGCTCCCGTGCGGCCCATGCGTCGCCGGAAATGGCTGCCATGGGTGGCTGCGGCTTTTATAATAATGGCTGCCGGCACTTACCTGCTGCAACAGCCGTTAAAACAGAAAAAAACAACTGCTGTATTACCCATAGCCCCTGCGGGCAACAAGGCGATGCTTACACTGGGCAATGGTACCGTGGTAGATCTTAACGCAGCCACAGATGGGGCTATTACAGAACAGGGCGGCGCTACCGTAAACAAACAACAGGCCTTGCTTATATATGATGCAGGTAATAATGAAGCACAACCAACCATCAACAAACTGTCCGTTCCAAGAGGCGGCAAATACCGGCTTATATTACCTGATGGCACTAAAGTATGGTTGAATGCCGCCAGTGAACTGCAATTCCCCACTGCCTTCACTAAAGCAGAGCGAATAGTAGAACTGGACGGCGAGGGTTACTTTGAGGTAGCCCCGGATGCAGACCAACCATTCATTGTTAAAACCGCCGGACTCCGCGTAGAAGTATTGGGTACACATTTTAACGTGAAAGCTTACGCTGATGAATCCACCATCAATACTGCCCTGCTGGAAGGAAGCGTAAAAATAGTGACCCTAAATGGAAGTAGCAGCTTGTTGAAACCCGGAGACCTGGCAAAAGTAGCTGCGGATAACAACATCAGCATCACGCAAAATTCAGATCTGAACCTGGCTGTTGCCTGGAAAGATGGGGTCTTTGCTTTCAGGAACGCGGATATAGCCGTTATACTCAGAGAGATCGGCCGCTGGTATGATGTGGAAATAAATTATGAAGGCCCGGTTACACGACGCCGCTTTACCGGAAAAGTATCGCGCAGCTATAGCCTCGCTGAAACACTTTCGATATTGGAAGCCAGTGACCTGCATTTCAGGCAGGCAGGAAATAAGATCATCGTTTTACCATAA
- a CDS encoding RNA polymerase sigma factor: MRDTNDIALLALLKDGDETAFTEIYNQYWEPLYFMAHKRLQSAQDAEEIVQQVFLTLWHKRADLSIQSLPFYLAAMVRYAIYRHFANLNRKKEQTDTLQAITAEQSPAFDIDNKFLLEILNKLANELPAKHRIVFLQHKLMDRPLEEVAGELGVSVRTAEGYVARVMQVMRQRREYLTLAMIFMLIK; this comes from the coding sequence ATGCGAGATACCAATGATATAGCTTTATTAGCGTTGTTGAAAGACGGGGATGAAACTGCTTTTACCGAAATTTACAACCAGTATTGGGAGCCGCTGTATTTCATGGCGCACAAGCGCCTGCAATCGGCACAGGATGCGGAAGAAATTGTTCAGCAGGTTTTTCTAACACTCTGGCACAAAAGAGCCGATCTCTCCATACAATCCCTTCCATTTTACCTGGCAGCGATGGTGCGGTATGCTATTTACCGCCACTTCGCCAATCTGAACCGTAAAAAGGAACAAACTGATACTTTACAGGCCATCACTGCTGAACAATCTCCTGCTTTTGATATCGACAATAAATTTCTACTTGAAATACTGAACAAACTGGCCAACGAACTACCTGCCAAACATCGTATTGTTTTTCTGCAGCACAAGCTGATGGATCGGCCGTTGGAAGAGGTGGCCGGAGAACTGGGTGTATCTGTACGTACCGCCGAGGGTTACGTTGCCCGTGTAATGCAGGTAATGCGCCAAAGGCGGGAATACCTGACCCTTGCGATGATCTTTATGCTGATCAAATAA
- the dnaJ gene encoding molecular chaperone DnaJ, protein MSTKRDFYEILGVSKTSSQDEIKKAYRKVAMQYHPDRNPGNKEAEEHFKEAAEAYEVLSDPDKRAQYDRFGHAGMGNRGGHGGNMNMDDIFSNFGDIFGEDIFGSFFGGGGRGGGGGSRRGRGTRGSNLRVKIKLNFEEIAKGANKKIKVKKHVTCTTCSGLGAKDKNAFQTCTTCQGSGQVRKVTQTFLGQMQTVTTCPTCNGEGQIITNKCSSCKGEGRQYGEETVSIDIPAGVMEGMQLSMSGKGNAGERGGAPGDLLILIEEEPHPELQRDGLNVAYDLYISFPDAAFGTQVEVPTIDGKAKIKVPPGTQSGKIFRLKGKGFPSVNSYEKGDQLIHVNVWTPQTLTSEEKSMLEKLQDSGNFKPNPEKSEKGFFEKVKDIFS, encoded by the coding sequence ATGTCCACCAAAAGAGATTTTTACGAAATTTTAGGGGTGTCCAAAACCTCGTCCCAGGACGAGATTAAGAAGGCCTACCGCAAGGTGGCTATGCAATACCATCCTGACCGTAATCCCGGTAATAAAGAAGCAGAGGAACATTTCAAGGAAGCTGCAGAAGCCTATGAAGTGTTGAGCGACCCTGATAAACGTGCGCAGTACGACCGGTTCGGTCATGCCGGTATGGGCAACCGTGGCGGACATGGCGGCAATATGAACATGGACGATATCTTCTCCAACTTTGGAGACATTTTCGGTGAAGATATCTTCGGTAGTTTCTTTGGCGGCGGCGGACGTGGCGGCGGTGGCGGAAGCCGCCGTGGCAGAGGAACCCGTGGCAGCAACCTGCGGGTGAAGATCAAACTCAATTTTGAAGAGATCGCCAAAGGCGCCAACAAAAAGATCAAGGTTAAGAAACATGTGACCTGTACCACCTGTAGTGGCCTGGGCGCAAAAGATAAAAATGCATTCCAGACCTGTACCACCTGCCAGGGTTCCGGACAGGTAAGGAAAGTGACCCAGACCTTCCTGGGCCAGATGCAAACAGTTACCACCTGCCCTACCTGTAACGGAGAAGGTCAGATCATTACCAATAAATGTTCTTCCTGTAAAGGAGAAGGCCGCCAATATGGAGAAGAAACAGTATCCATAGATATTCCGGCCGGTGTAATGGAAGGCATGCAGCTGAGCATGAGCGGCAAAGGAAATGCCGGCGAAAGAGGCGGTGCTCCCGGAGATCTGCTCATCCTTATAGAAGAAGAGCCGCATCCTGAATTACAGCGGGACGGGCTGAACGTAGCTTACGATCTTTATATCTCCTTCCCCGATGCTGCCTTTGGCACACAGGTGGAAGTACCCACCATCGATGGAAAGGCAAAGATCAAAGTACCACCCGGCACGCAAAGCGGAAAGATCTTCCGTTTGAAAGGTAAAGGTTTCCCTTCCGTGAACAGTTACGAGAAAGGTGATCAGCTGATCCACGTAAATGTGTGGACGCCGCAAACACTTACTTCAGAAGAAAAGAGTATGCTGGAGAAATTGCAGGACTCAGGAAACTTTAAACCGAATCCGGAGAAAAGTGAGAAAGGGTTCTTCGAGAAAGTAAAGGACATCTTCAGTTGA
- a CDS encoding nucleotide exchange factor GrpE, giving the protein MTEKDKDMQANGQPEAEGFQDINSDENMSGSTHLNDAVPEENELDKVKSELDELRKKYLLLNADFDNFKKRNAKERIELINTANKEVIIALLDVLDDSERAAKQLETATDINVVKDGVSLVFNKLHSVLQSKGLKPMESLNEEFNADLHDAITEIPAPAEEKIGKVLDVLQKGYYLNDKIIRHARVVVGK; this is encoded by the coding sequence ATGACAGAAAAAGACAAAGATATGCAGGCAAATGGGCAGCCGGAGGCAGAAGGCTTCCAGGATATTAATTCAGACGAGAATATGAGTGGGTCTACTCATTTGAATGATGCCGTACCAGAGGAGAATGAACTGGATAAGGTGAAAAGCGAGCTGGATGAACTGCGGAAGAAATACCTGCTGTTAAATGCCGATTTCGATAACTTTAAGAAACGTAATGCAAAAGAGCGCATTGAACTCATAAATACTGCCAACAAGGAAGTGATCATTGCCTTACTGGATGTGCTGGACGATTCCGAGAGAGCTGCCAAGCAACTGGAAACCGCTACGGACATCAATGTTGTTAAAGACGGCGTATCCTTGGTTTTCAACAAGTTACACAGCGTATTGCAATCCAAAGGCCTGAAACCTATGGAAAGCCTCAATGAAGAATTCAATGCAGACCTGCACGATGCCATCACGGAGATCCCTGCCCCTGCAGAAGAAAAAATAGGAAAGGTCCTGGACGTTTTACAGAAAGGCTACTACCTGAATGACAAGATCATTCGTCATGCCCGCGTAGTAGTAGGAAAATGA